A region of the Streptomyces durocortorensis genome:
GCACACGAAGGCCGGTCGGCGACCAGCCCGTCACCCATCGTGGACGAGGCGGCCCCCGAGGCCCGGCGCAGGAACCGCGCCCTGACGCGCCTTCGCTCGCTGCGCTCGCCGCGCCGTCCGCGCCTCTGGTTCGAGATCCTGCTCATCGCGGTGAGTTACTGGCTGTACTCCCTCGTGCGCAACGCCGTCCCGGAGCAGAAGGCCGCCGCCCTCGCCAACGCCGACTGGATCTGGTCGGCGGAGCAGTCCATCGGCCTCGCCTTCGAGGAAACGGTCAATCACGCGGTCAATTCCGTGACATGGCTGATCGTGTCGATGAACTACTACTACGCGACCCTGCACTTCATCGTGACCATCGGTGTGCTCGTGTGGCTGTACCGCAGCCACCCCGGCCGGTACGCCGCGACCCGCCTGGTCCTCTTCTCGACGACGGCGGTCGCCCTCCTCGGCTACTACCTCTACCCGCTCGCCCCGCCCCGCCTGATGAACGGGGCGAACTTCATCGACACGGTCCTCGTCCACGAGACCTGGGGCTCGATGGCCTCGGGCGACTTCAAGAACATGTCCAACCAGTACGCGGCGATGCCCTCGATGCACATCGGCTGGTCGCTCTGGTGCGGGCTGACGATCTTCGCCCTGGCCAAGGCACCCTGGGCGCGCATCCTGGGCCTGCTCTACCCGATGGCCACCCTCGTCGTGATCGTGGCCACCGCCAACCACTTCTGGCTGGACGCGGTGGGCGGCATGGCCTGTCTGGCCTTCGGTTACGCGCTGTCCCGCGCCTGGTACGGATCGCTGCCTCACCGGCTGCCGAAGTGGGTGCCGACGGGGAAGAGCCGACTGACCGGGGTGCGCACGGCCCGGCTGCCACGACCGGGCCCGGCGGCGGACGCGCTGGCCCGCGAGGACGCCCCGGCGACGGCGGACACCCCTGTCCGCGAGGACGCCCCGGCGACGGCGGTCCGCCACCCGTAGCGCGTACGGCGCTTGAGGGGCGGGGCCTCGGCGGCGCCCCGGTAGTTCCGAAGGCTCACCCCGCCCCGTAGAACCGCTCCTCCACCACCGCCCGAGCCCGCCGCGTGATCCGCCGGTAGTCGTCCAACATGTCCCCGACATGCCCCGGCTCGTACCCCAGGTACCGCCCCACCGCCGTCATCTCCCGCGACTCCGACGGGAACGTGTCGCCCGGCCGTCCCCGCACCAGCATCACCGCGTTGCGCACCCGGGTGGCCAGCACCCACGCCTCGTCCAGTGTCTGCGCGTCCTCGGCCGGAATCAGCCCCGCCGCGCACGCCGCGGCCAGCGCCTCGCGCGTACCGGTCGTCCGCAGGCCCGGCTCCGCCCACCCGTGCTGCATCTGCATCAGCTGCACGGTCCACTCGACGTCGCTCAGCCCGCCCCGCCCCAGCTTCGCGTGGAGCGTGGGGTCCGCACCGCGCGGCATCCGCTCGGACTCCATGCGCGCCTTGAGCCGGCGGATCTCGCGTACGGCGTCCTCGCCGAGGCCCTCCATCGGATACCGCAACGGGTCGACCAGCTCGATGAAGTCGCGGCCCAGCTCCTCGTCGCCCGCCATCGGTTCGGCCCGCAGTAGCGCCTGGCTCTCCCACACGAGGGACCAGCGCCGGTAGTAGGCCTCGTACGACTTCAGAGTGCGCACCATCGGCCCGGTCTTGCCCTCCGGGCGCAGATCGGCGTCGATCAGCAGCGGCGGATCGGCGGTGGGCAGCTGGAGCAGCCGGCGCATCTCGGAGATGACCGTGTTGGCGGCCCGGCTCGCTTCCTCGTCGCTGACTCCCTCGCGCGGCCGGTGGACGAAGAGCACGTCGGCGTCGGAGCCGTAGCTCAGCTCGTGCCCGCCGAAGCGGCCCATGCCGATGACGGCGAACCGGGTCGGCAGGGTGTCGCCCCACCGCTCCCGTACGGCGGCCCGCAAGGCGCCCGCGATGGTCGCGGCGTTGAGGTCGGTGACGGCCGAGCCGACCCGGTCGACGAGGGCCCCGTGGTCCTGCTCGGCGGGGCTGTCCTCGGTGCCGTACGAGCCGATGAGGTCGGCGGCCGCCGTACGGAACAGCTCGCGCCGCCGCACCCCGCGCACCACCGCGATCGCAGCCTCCGCGCCGTCCGCACGCCCCACCGCGGCCACCACCTCCTGCTCCAGGTGGTCCCGGGTGCGCGGCCGCAGCCCCTCCGGGTCGCCGAGGATCGCCACCGCCTCCGGGGCCCGCAGCAGCAGGTCCGGGGCGAGGCGGCCCGCGGAGAGGACCCGGGCGAGGTTCTCCGCGGCCGCTCCCTCGTCGCGCAGCAGCCGCAGGTACCACGGGGTCTTGCCGAGCGCGTCGGACACCTTGCGGAAGCCGAGGAGCCCGGCGTCCGGGTCGGCGGAGTCCGCGAACCAGCCGAGCAGCACCGGCAGCAGCGTGCGCTGGATCGCCGCCTTGCGGGACACCCCGGAGGACAGGGCCTCCAGATGCCGCAGGGCGGCCGCCGGGTCCGCGTACCCCAGCGCCTCCAGCCGGATCGCGGCGGCCTTCGCGCTGAGCCGGGACTCGGCGGGGGCCAGCTGGGCGACGGCGTCCAGCAGCGGCCGGTAGAAGATCTTCTCGTGCAGCCGCCGTACGACGGAGGCGTGCCGCCGCCACGCCTTGTTGAGTTCGGCGACCGGATCGGTGCGCATCCCGAGCGACCGCCCGAGCCGCCGCAGGTCCGCCTCGCCCTCGGGGACCAGGTGGGTGCGGCGCAGCCGGTAGAGCTGGATGCGGTGCTCCATGGAGCGCAGGAAGCGGTACGCCTCGTCCAGCTGGGCGGCGTCCGCGCGCCCCACGTATCCGCCCTCGGCGAGCGCCCGCAGGGCCTCCAGCGTGGTGCCGCTGCGCAGCGAGCCGTCGCTGCGCCCGTGCACCAGCTGGAGGAGCTGGACGGCGAACTCCACGTCCCGCAGCCCTCCGGGCCCCAGCTTCAGCTCACGCTCGATCCGGTCGGCGGGGATGTTGTCGACGACGCGGCGGCGCATCTGCTGGACGTCGGGGACGAAGTTCTCCCGGTCGGCGGCCTGCCAGACGAGCGGGGAGACCGCCTCGACGTACTCCGCGCCCAGCTCGGGGTCCCCGGCCACCGCACGCGCTTTCAGCAGCGCCTGGAACTCCCAGGTCTTGGCCCACCGCTGGTAGTAGGCGAGGTGGGAGCTGAGCGTGCGCACCAGCGGCCCGTTGCGACCCTCGGGGCGGAGGTTGGCGTCGACCTCCCAGATCGTGCCCTCGACGGTGTTCTCAGAGCAGATCCGCATCATGTGGGCGGCCAGCCGGGTGGCGGCCTGTATGGCCCTGGTCTCGTCGACCCCGTCCCGGGCCTCCCCGACGAAGATCACGTCGACGTCCGAGACGTAGTTCAGCTCCTGGCCGCCGCACTTGCCCATCGCGATGACGGCGAGCCGGCACCGCGCGGCGTCCTCGGGCGCGGACGTCCGGGCGATGGCGAGGGCGGCGCGCAGGGTGGCGGTGGCGAGGTCGGCCAGTTCGGCGGCGGTCTGGGCGAGGCCGGTGGTCCCGCAGACGTCGCGGGCGGCGAGGGTCAGCAGGCACCGGCGGTAGGCGACCCGCAGCGAGTCCGGGTCGACGGCGTCGGCGAGCCCGCGCTCGAACTCGGCGACCCCCGGATGCAGGTCGACCGCCTCGTACGTGACGAGCGCCTGCCAGTCGCGCGGATGCCGGGCCAGGTGGTCCCCGAGCGCCTCGGACGCCCCGAGGACCCCGAGGAGCCGGTCGCGCAGCGGCTTGGCGGTGACGAGGGTGTCGAGCAGCACCTGCCGCCCGTCCTCCGTCTCGGCCTCCACGAGCCGGACGAGGCCGCGCAGGGCCAGATCCGGGTCGGCGGTGGCACCGAGCGCCTCCAGGAGGACGGGGTCGGACCGTACGGAGGCGAGGTCGTCCACCTCCAGGAGCCGTTCGGCGGCGGACGGGTCGGTGAATCCGTGCCGCAGCAGCCTGGTGAACGTACTGCTTCTGCGCCCCGGCACCGTCGTCATTGCACGCTCTCCTGCCGCCCGAACCGATCTGCGAAACTGCTCGCCGCCCGTTGGCCGCGCCACAGCGCTTCGAGCCTAAGGGCTGTGCGGGCGGATTCGGGACGCGGCCACGGCCCGGCTGACGACTACTGCGCTGCGGTGCCGATGACGACGGTGGCGTACAGCTCCTCGCAGACCACCACGCGCGGGACCAGTCCGGCGCTGCCGACGACCTCCACCGCCGCGTCCCGCTGCCGCTCACTCGTCTCCACCAGCAGGCTCGCGCCGGGCGCGAGCCACCCGGGCGCTTCGGCGGCGACCCGGCGCATCACGTCGAGCCCGTCGCCACCCCCGTCCAGGGCGACGCGCGGTTCGTGGACGCGGGCCTCGGCGGGAAGGAGTTCGACGTCGTCGGTCGGTACGTACGGAACATTGGCCAGCAGCACATCGACGCGGCCGCGCAGGGTGGCGGGCAGGGGGCCGAACAGGTCGCCCTCGTAGACCTGCCCGAGGGCGCCGACGTTGCGCCGGGCGCAGCGCACGGCGGCGGGCTCGACGTCGCAGGCGTGCAGTTCGGCCGCCGAGGCTTCGGTGGCGAGGGCGACGCCGAGCGCGCCGGAGCCGCAGCAGAGGTCGACGACGACGGCGCGCCGGGGTGCGAGGGCGACGGCCTGCGCGACCAGGAATTCCGTACGGCGGCGGGGTACGAAGACGCCGGTGTCGACGCCGAAGCGGCGGCCGCGGAACTCGGCCCAGCCCACGACGTGTTCGAGCGGGAGCCCGGCGGCGCGGCGTTCGACGAGGGCGGTGAGTTCCTGCGGGGACCGGGCCGCCTCGTTCAGGAGCGCGGCCTCGTCCTCGGCGAAGACGCAGCCGGCGTGGCGCAGGGTGGCAACAGTGGTGGAGAGGGAACTCACGGGGTGAACGGACATACGAGCGAAGCCTTTCGGGAGTACCGATGGGCGCTCCGCGATCGGCTAAGCCGTCCGTCCGACGTCTGCCGTCCGTTCGACGCGATCGTGCGAGGTGAGCACCCAGCCTGATCCAGCGGTAATGGGTCTCACCTCCTCGGTCCGTCCCCGTGCCGGTGCACGGGGGGCGTAGCACTGGGTCGTAACCCTACAACAGCGGGTGGTTCACAGGTCCACGCTGTCGCGCGGCTCCGTAGGCGTCAGGAACAGCGCGGCGATCACACCGGTCACCGGCCGGGGACCCCCGCCTACCGGGGCGCAACGGCCGCGACCACACCCCTAGCGGCCGTTCCGTCCGGCCAGACCCACCCGGCGACCAGGTATCCGGACGGCGTCCTGGCGGCCTCCTCCGCCCGCAGGACCCGGTTGACCCGGACGTCGAGCCCGCCCTCGGCTTCAGCCCCGTGCACAGTGACGGTCGGGTCGGGGGTGTCGCTCTCGTCCTGGTGCTGCGGCACCGCCTCGCCGCGCATGAGCGCGCGCAACTGGGCCATCACCACCGGGTCGTGGACGCCGTCGTAGATCCACCGGGTGCCGAGCACCCCGTGCTCGGACGTCCCGATCAACGCCTCGCCGGGAACGTCCTCCAGCGCCGCGCCGCGATAGCCCAGCGGCACCGCGTACGCCACCGGCTCCCGCTCGGTGGCGTGCGCCACGATCATGAACTCGATCCCGACCTCGCCGTCCGGATCGTCCAGCCGGAAGCCACCGGCCTTGACCGGTTCCGGTGTTTCCGCGTCGCCCGCATACCAGCTCTGCTTCGGAAGCCAGTCGGCGAGCAGTTCCAGCTTGGTGGGCGACATCGTGGTGCGATGAACGGCGGCCATGCGAACTCCTTTGTCAGGCCCAGGAACCGGGACCGGGACCGTCAGTACGGGACCATCAGAACCGGGACCGGTCGACGTCGATCTCGTACGCGATCTCCCAGCGGATGTCCGGGACGATGATGTCGGCGGTCTCCACCGGGCGTCCCTCGTTGTCGTAGTACGTACGCTCCAGCTGGGTGACCAGGTCGCCCACGGAGATCCCGAGCAGGTTGGCGTGCTCGCGGGTGGCGCGGGCCGGGCGCGGCACTTCGAGGGCGGTGACGATGTGCACGCCGATGGAGTTCATGCGCTCGACGACTCCGGCCTTGCCCTTGGGGCCCATCTCGGGGAGCAGGACGGGCGTGCCGCCGGTGATGGCCATCGGCTCCCAGCTCTTGGCGAGCTGGACCGGCTGCCCGTCCGCGAGGAACTCGTAGTCGGTCACGACGCACAGGTCACCGGGCTCGATCGCCAGCCGCTCGGCGATGTCCTCGGTGGCCGGGACCCGGGCGGCGCTGTTGCACTCCCAGACGCCCGCGGCTCCCTGGTCCCGCATGTTGGCGCGGAACGGGCTTCCGTTGCGCTGCTCGCGGTGGCGTGAGCGGACCATCCTGCGGCGCTCGCGGGCCTTGCGGACGTACGTGCCCGAACCGGCGCGGCCTTCGAGGATGCCCTCGATGATCAGGCGCTCCATCGCGCGCTGGGCGACGGACTGGCCGACGCCGTACTCCTCGGCGAACCGGGCCCGGGAGGGCAGCTTGTCACCCACCGCCCATTCGCCCGCCTGCACCCGGGCACGGAGAGCGTCGGCCACCTGCAAGTACGGCGTATCGCGAGGCATTTCAGCGGCTCCGTGAGGGGTGCGGCGTTCCGGGCTCGACATTGACAAAGCTAACCCATCAGGTTGAAGCTGAATACTCAGCATTACATGGAGTGACATCAGCTTCACCAGGGGAGAAGTGTGCGCTCAGCTCAAGCGCGGGCAGTGGCCCTGACCGGCATGCTCACCGCCGCCATCGGCGCCGGGCCGCGCGTCGCCGACACCGCGGCCGGTATCCGCATCGAGGCGGACCTCCCCGCCGAGCTCACCGAAGCCGAACACGCGGCGGTCCTCGCCGCCCTCGCCACGGCCGACCGCTTCGGGCACACCCTCACCCGCACCAGCGAGTTCGTCTGGGCCGAGATCAGCAGAGAGGCGACCATGACCACGACCGACTCCCCCGACGCGGCCTACCGCGCCCTGCTCGGCCACACGACGACGTGCGACGCCTGCCGCGCGGGGGCCATCTGCCCCGACGCCACGAAGCTCGTCCGCGTGTGGCGGGAGACCCGCGGATGAGAGGGAAACCCGCGGACGAGAAGCGGTACGACGTCCGGCAGGGCCTCCTGAACCGGCAAGGACCTCCTGAGCCCCGGCCGGACCCCTCTGGACCGGCAGGACTCCCTGAAACCCGGCGGGACTTCCCGAACCCCGGCCGGACCCCCTGAACCCCCGCCCCGGCCGCTCGTTCCTCGGCAGGGCAGCGCGGCCGGGCCGGGTTCACCACCCATCCGCTCCACGAGCGACGGAGGCACCTCATGCGTACCACCCGCCGGGCCTTGCCCGCACCGCCCGGGAGGCCCCGATGATCACCCTCTCCGCGACGGACGTCCGTGTCTGCGAGGCGTGCTGGAACGCCCCGGTCACCGCCGCCCGGCACACGCCCACCGGCCGTGACCTGCTCTGCGAGGAGTGCGCGGAGGGCGACTACCCCCGCCGCGTCGACCTCTTCCCGCCGTACGGCATCTACGGCCTGACGGCGCGCAGGGTCATGGACGACGGCAGACACGGCAGCGGCCCCCCGAAGCTCCCGCCCAACCCGGGCCCTCCCCTGCCCAACCCGCCTCCGGCCCCGTCACCGCCGGGGACACCCCCGGTGTAGGACCGGGCGCGGGCCCTCGGGACTACCGGCCGCTCGCCCCTGCCACCTCCCCGCTGCCCGTCGGCGCGGCCTTCCGGGCCGGTTCGCGTTCGTCGGTGATCGCGGGCGGCAGGGGCGAGGACCCGCCCGACGGGGTGCAGACCTCCTTGCCGCCCACCACCGCACAGGCCCGCGCGGCAGCGGGGTAGGGCGCCTCGACCATGGGCGAGTAGACGTCGTTCTCGTAGGTCACCGCGCGCTGGCTGCGCACCCCCCTGGGGCCCTCCACCCTGGCGGTGTCACCGACTTCGGCCTCCGTGATACGGGCCCATGCGGCCCGGCACCGCGGGCTGTAGCGCAGTTCGACATAGGTACGGCCCGACCAGGTGGCCGCGGCGGTCCATGCCCCCAAGTGACACCCCACGCGTTGTGAGTCCTTGTTACGGCATTCGAACTCAATACATCCGGGATCAATTCCAGCGTTTTGCCGGCCCGTCCGCTCCGCGTCATTCCCGCCGAACATCCAGGCGCCGAGCAGTATTCCGGCGACCAGCGCCAGGAATGCGGAAGCGATGGACACCAGCGTCGTTCTCCGCCGATGTCCACGACCGGGTGAATCCACCTCTTCCGGTACGGCCGGCACTTCGGCGGGATTTCCGTCGCCGTTGGGTGGCGGGGCCGCACCCGGACTTTCGCCCGCCGCTGACTCACGGTGCGGGGGACCGTCCCGGGACCCGGATCTCCAAGAACGCTTTTCCTCTTCTCTCAGCTGCTGGAGAGGGGGCGCGGCGACCCCGACAGCCGCCGCGAACTCGTTGAGCGCCGCCCGGGGCGGCACGGCCTTGCCGTTGAGGTACCGCTCCCAGGAGGACCGGCTGTAGGAGGTGCGCTCGGCCAGACCGTTGAGGGTCAGACCACTGCGTGTGCGCAGGAAGCGCATTTGCTCCGCCAGCGCACCTTGCCTCTTTCGTTGGATTTTGCCTAACTCATGCCTATCTGTCATCAAATCCGGCTTCCCTTGCGCGGAGTTGGTGCGGGACAGGGGATCCCATTCTTTCCCAACCCGGCCACCGCTCCAACAGGTCCCCCAAGTCGTCGCGCTGCGCGTCTCCGGGACGTCCTGTCCCTGCCCTGGGACCTGCTGGGACACTTCCACGTCCGGTTCGGCGACCCATACTCGTGCCGAGCCGCCGGTCGACCGGCCCGGCGGATTTCCCGAACGCGGGGAACCAGAAAGGGATTTCACATGCGTTTCACCCGGATCGCCGTCGTTGCCTCCACACTCGCCCTCGCAGGGGGCGGAATGGTGGCCACGGCGGGCTCGGCGCAAGCCGCCAAGTCGGACTGTCCCAAGACCTACCTGTGCTCGTGGGCCGTCCCGAGCTTCGTGGGCACTCCCGGAAAGGTGGCGGGCAACAACAGCAACCTGCGCCAGTACACCAAGTTCGCCAATTCCCGCTCGATGTACAACAACGGCACGAGCTGCAGCGTGCGCGTCTGGTCGGGGACCTACCAGACCGGCTCCTCCGTCGTGTTCAAGATCGGCTACCAGCTGAGCGAGACCAAGAACAGCGTGCTCAAGAACGGCGCGGGGTCGAACCGCTGGTGCTGACCGGCCGCATCCGCTGACCAGGTGGCGCCCGTCCCGGCCGCACGACGAAGGACTGCCGGGACGGGCGCCACCGCACCACCGCACCACCGCACCCAGCATCCCGAGGAGACGGCTTGAAGACCCGGATCAGCGCGGCCGTGCTGCTGCTCGTCCTGACCGGCGCCACGACCACGGCCTGCGGCACGCCCGCCCGAACTCCCGCATCCGGCGCACAGACGGACGCCCTGGTTCCCTTCGGGCGGTCCGTACCGAACCTGACGGACGGCCAGCAGCGGCGGCTGGACCGGCTGGAGCGTCGGATCGTGGACGACTGCCTGGCGGACAGGGGCGTCGAGGCCGAGCCGGTGGACCTTCCGCCACCGGCCGCCGTCAGCGACGAGATGCCCGCCTGGAATCCGTACGGCTTGCTCACCGAGGACTTCGCCGCCAAGGAGGGCTACGGCGTCACCGGTCCCGTACTGCGTGGTGAGCCATCCCTCCGGGAGGAGCCCGCTCGGGACACGGGCGACGACGAGGAGGCGTACGACAAGGCGCTGACCGGTACCGAGGCGCACGAGAGGACGGTCCGGCTGCCGACGGGCGAATCCTTCACCGTCAACACCGACGGATGCCAGTTCCGGGCCGGGGAGGAACTGTACGGCCGGGGCTGGGACCGGCTGATGTACACGTACCAGTTCCTCGCGAACCACGTGGTCGAGGACGTGGAGCGGGCCGCGGAGGTCAAGCGGGCCAGGAGCCGGTGGGCCTCGTGCATGGCGGATGCCGGTCACCCCGTCCCCGCCGGCTCCTCCGCCCGGGAACCGGTCGAGAAGAGGACGGAGACCGCGAAGGGCGAGGGCACCGGCGAAACCGAAGCGCTGCGGGCGGCGGCCCGGTACGAACTCGCCGTGGCGCGGAACGACGCCCGCTGCCAGCAGGAGAACGGCCTGCGGAAGGCGGTCTCCGACGCCCAGCGCACGGTCGAACAGCCCCTCGCCGACAAGCATCGCGAGTCGCTGGCCGACTACGCCAGGGCCTTGGACAAAGCCGTGCGACGACTCTGAGCCGCCGGGACCCGGCAGCCGCCCGCACGGCGCCTTCCAGGCCGCCGCCGACCTGCTCCTACAGCACCGGCAGCAGGTTCTTCAGCTCGAACGCGGTGACCTCGCTGCGGTACTCCTCCCACTCCTGCTTCTTGTTGCGGAGGAAGAAGTCGAAGACGTGCTCGCCCAGCGTCTCGGCGACCAGTTCGCTCTTCTCCATCAGCGAGATCGCCTCGCCCAGGTTCTGCGGGAGCGGCTCGATGCCCATCGCGCGGCGTTCGGCGTCGGAGAGGGCCCAGACGTCGTCGTCGGCACCGGCGGGGAGTTCGTAGCCCTCCTCGATGCCCTTGAGGCCCGCGGCCAGGAGGACCGCGTAGGTGAGGTACGGGTTGGCGCCGGAGTCGATGGAGCGGACCTCCACGCGGGCCGAGCCGGTCTTGCCGGGCTTGTACATCGGGACGCGGATGAGGGCGGAGCGGTTGTTGTGGCCCCAGCAGATGTACGAGGGGGCCTCACCGCCCGCGCCGGCCGCTCGGGAGGAGCCGCCCCAGATGCGCTTGTAGGAGTTGACCCACTGGTTGGTGACGGCCGAGATCTCCGCGGCGTGCGTCAGCAGGCCCGCGATGAACGAGCGGCCGACCTTGGAGAGCTGGTACTCCGCGCCCGACTCGTAGAACGCGTTGCGGTCGCCCTCGAAGAGGGAGAGGTGGGTGTGCATGCCCGAACCGGGGTACTCCGAGAACGGCTTCGGCATGAACGTGGCCTGCACGCCCTGCTCCAGCGCCACCTGCTTCATCACCAGACGGAACGTCATGATGTTGTCCGCCGTGGAGAGCGCGTCCGCGTAGCGCAGGTCGATCTCCTGCTGGCCGGGGGCGCCCTCGTGGTGGCTGAACTCCACCGAGATGCCCATGGATTCGAGCATCGTGATCGCCTGGCGGCGGAAGTCCATGCCGACGTTCTGCGGGGTGTGGTCGAAGTAGCCGGAGCTGTCCGCCGGGGTCGGGCGGGTGCCGTCGACCGGCTTGTTCTTCAGCAGGAAGAACTCGATCTCGGGGTGGGTGTAGAACGTGAAGCCGAGGTCCGAGGTCTTGGCGAGGATGCGCTTCAGTACGTAGCGGGGGTCAGCGAAGGACGGTGAGCCGTCCGGCATCAGGATGTCGCAGAACATCCGCGCCGTGCCCGGGGCTTCCGCGCGCCAGGGAAGGATCTGGAAAGTGGCCGGGTCCGGCTTGGCGATCATGTCCGACTCGTAGACGCGGGCGAAGCCCTCGATCGCCGAGCCGTCGAAGCCGATGCCCTCGTCGAAGGCCTGCTCCAGCTCGGCCGGGGCGACGGCGACGGACTTGAGGAACCCGAGGACGTCGGTGAACCACAGTCGCACGAAGCGGATGTCGCGCTCCTCAAGGGTCCTGAGGACGAATTCCTGCTGCTTGTCCATTGCCACATCCTTGCAGTTCAGACGGTCTGTGCACCACCGCCCGGGGTAGGGGGGACACTGCCAGTATCACGACCCGGGATTTCACCCACATTACGCACTCGGTGTGAGAGAGAGCACTCGGCCACCCACTACGATCGGCGACCGTGGCGCACGGCGGCGGTGGCCGAGCGGTGACCGGCTTTCCGCCCGTCGTTACCGCCCCTCCGCGCGCGTCGGTCCACGGACCGTTCTCCCGCCATCCCGGCCCCTTCGCAGAAGGACTCCACGACATGAGCTTCGACCCCCGCCACCCCCAGCCGCAGGCCCCCGACACCCGTGCGCGCGGCACCCGCAACCGGGCCATCGCCATAGGGGTGAGCGCCGCCGTCGTGGCCGGTCTGGTCACCTTCGGCTCGTATCTGCTGCTGGAGAACTCCGAGGCCAACGACAAGAACGAGAAGTCCGACGGCACCGCCGCGGCCCAGGACGGCAAGCACCCCGGCGGGCACGGCGACTCCCAGGGCGACCACGCCGGCGGGACCATCGACGGGCTGAAGTCCTGGGACGCCGCGAAGCTGGGCCGTAACCACGTGGCGGGGGCGGTCGACTATCCGATGAGGCCTCCGGTCGGCGGCGACCACAACCAGACCTGGATGAACTGCGACGGCGACGTATACGAAAAGGCCCTCCCCGACGTCAACGCGGTGCACTCCCTGGAGCACGGCGCGGTCTGGGTCACGTACAACGGCAAGGCCGCCGACGCGGACGTCGCCGAGCTCGCCGAGCGCGTCAGGAGGACCCCGTTCACGCTGATGAGCCCGTACGCCGAGCAGGAGGGCACGATCGTGCTCAGCGCCTGGGGCAAGCAGGTCACCGTGGACTCCGCCGACGACAAGCGGGTGGACCAGTTCCTCACCCAGTACGTCCAGGGCGCGCAGACGCCCGAGCCCGGCGCCCCCTGCACCGGCGGGCTGGCGGCGGTGCCGCGGTGACGGCGGAGCGCACGGCGGAGGACGGGGGCGAAGACTCCCATGCCCTCGCCGAGCGGCAGAAGACCGCGCGCGTGCGGTGGGCGGCCGGGGCCGCCGTGGCCCTCGCCCTGCTCTTCGCGGGGGCGGCCACCGTCGCCTCCGCGCGCGGCGACGGGGAGCCCGGTGCGCCCGGCGTGCCGAGTTCGCCCGCCGCGGACTCCGCCGACGCCGGGTTCGCCCGGGACATGGCCGTCCACCATCAGCAGGCCGTCGAGATGTCGTTCATCGTCCGCGACCGCACCGACGACGAGGACGTACGGCGTCTCGCCTACGACATCGCCAACACCCAGGCCAACCAGCGCGGCATGCTGCTCGGCTGGCTCGATCTGTGGGAGCTGCCGAAGGTCGCGCCCGGCGACGGGAAACCCATGGCGTGGATGGGGGACGGCGGCGGGGACGGACACGCACACGGCGGGCACGGTCTGGACGGTGGCGACGACGGTGTGCTCATGCCCGGCATGGTCCGGCGCTCCGAGCTGGAACGGCTGGGGCGTCTCGACGGCGAGCGGGCCGAGGTCCTCTTCCTCCAGTTGATGACGGATCACCACAAGGGAGGCGTCGCCATGGCCGAGGGCTGTGTGTCGCGGTGCTCGGTCCCGGCCGAGCGGCGGCTCGCCCGGGGCATGGTCGAGGGGCAGCAGTCCGAGCTGGGGCTCATGCGCGACATGCTCGCCGAGCGCGGGGCGAAGCCGCGCCCCTGAGCGTCGGTCCCGGGCCACCGTGAGTCAGCCCGCGTCCCCGCACCGGCGCACCCGAACGGGTGATTGCGGTCGCGCGCGGCCGCCCGGCCGATGACGATGGGTGCGCTCGGGGC
Encoded here:
- a CDS encoding peptidase inhibitor family I36 protein, with amino-acid sequence MRFTRIAVVASTLALAGGGMVATAGSAQAAKSDCPKTYLCSWAVPSFVGTPGKVAGNNSNLRQYTKFANSRSMYNNGTSCSVRVWSGTYQTGSSVVFKIGYQLSETKNSVLKNGAGSNRWC
- a CDS encoding helix-turn-helix domain-containing protein, producing MTDRHELGKIQRKRQGALAEQMRFLRTRSGLTLNGLAERTSYSRSSWERYLNGKAVPPRAALNEFAAAVGVAAPPLQQLREEEKRSWRSGSRDGPPHRESAAGESPGAAPPPNGDGNPAEVPAVPEEVDSPGRGHRRRTTLVSIASAFLALVAGILLGAWMFGGNDAERTGRQNAGIDPGCIEFECRNKDSQRVGCHLGAWTAAATWSGRTYVELRYSPRCRAAWARITEAEVGDTARVEGPRGVRSQRAVTYENDVYSPMVEAPYPAAARACAVVGGKEVCTPSGGSSPLPPAITDEREPARKAAPTGSGEVAGASGR
- a CDS encoding DUF305 domain-containing protein codes for the protein MTAERTAEDGGEDSHALAERQKTARVRWAAGAAVALALLFAGAATVASARGDGEPGAPGVPSSPAADSADAGFARDMAVHHQQAVEMSFIVRDRTDDEDVRRLAYDIANTQANQRGMLLGWLDLWELPKVAPGDGKPMAWMGDGGGDGHAHGGHGLDGGDDGVLMPGMVRRSELERLGRLDGERAEVLFLQLMTDHHKGGVAMAEGCVSRCSVPAERRLARGMVEGQQSELGLMRDMLAERGAKPRP
- a CDS encoding DUF3105 domain-containing protein, which translates into the protein MSFDPRHPQPQAPDTRARGTRNRAIAIGVSAAVVAGLVTFGSYLLLENSEANDKNEKSDGTAAAQDGKHPGGHGDSQGDHAGGTIDGLKSWDAAKLGRNHVAGAVDYPMRPPVGGDHNQTWMNCDGDVYEKALPDVNAVHSLEHGAVWVTYNGKAADADVAELAERVRRTPFTLMSPYAEQEGTIVLSAWGKQVTVDSADDKRVDQFLTQYVQGAQTPEPGAPCTGGLAAVPR
- the glnA gene encoding type I glutamate--ammonia ligase, with protein sequence MDKQQEFVLRTLEERDIRFVRLWFTDVLGFLKSVAVAPAELEQAFDEGIGFDGSAIEGFARVYESDMIAKPDPATFQILPWRAEAPGTARMFCDILMPDGSPSFADPRYVLKRILAKTSDLGFTFYTHPEIEFFLLKNKPVDGTRPTPADSSGYFDHTPQNVGMDFRRQAITMLESMGISVEFSHHEGAPGQQEIDLRYADALSTADNIMTFRLVMKQVALEQGVQATFMPKPFSEYPGSGMHTHLSLFEGDRNAFYESGAEYQLSKVGRSFIAGLLTHAAEISAVTNQWVNSYKRIWGGSSRAAGAGGEAPSYICWGHNNRSALIRVPMYKPGKTGSARVEVRSIDSGANPYLTYAVLLAAGLKGIEEGYELPAGADDDVWALSDAERRAMGIEPLPQNLGEAISLMEKSELVAETLGEHVFDFFLRNKKQEWEEYRSEVTAFELKNLLPVL